In Herbinix luporum, a single window of DNA contains:
- a CDS encoding folate family ECF transporter S component: MRKILKSFKDSSKELKSVKCITITAMFGAISIVLNSFTTVMVTKFLKIGFFSFLPSRLVYFLFGPLVGGLFGAAMDILNFIVKPTGTFHPGFTFNALISGIIYGIFLYKKPVSITRILAANIVQMIIVSFILGSYWLTHLTGMTFLQLLPPRALKELIMLPFETFLFFLIIKGVEASGVLKLVYGK, from the coding sequence TTGCGTAAAATTTTAAAATCATTTAAGGACTCTTCAAAAGAACTAAAAAGTGTTAAATGCATCACCATTACAGCTATGTTTGGAGCAATTTCTATTGTATTGAACAGCTTTACAACGGTGATGGTAACAAAGTTTCTCAAGATTGGATTCTTTTCTTTTCTCCCCAGCCGATTAGTATACTTTCTGTTTGGCCCTTTGGTAGGCGGCCTTTTTGGTGCAGCTATGGATATACTTAATTTTATAGTTAAGCCTACCGGTACTTTTCATCCCGGGTTTACATTTAACGCATTAATAAGCGGTATTATATACGGAATTTTTCTATACAAAAAACCCGTTAGCATAACTCGTATCCTTGCCGCCAATATAGTGCAGATGATTATTGTAAGTTTTATTCTGGGAAGTTACTGGCTTACCCATTTAACCGGAATGACATTTTTACAACTGCTTCCCCCTAGGGCTCTTAAAGAATTGATTATGCTACCCTTTGAAACCTTTTTATTCTTTTTAATAATTAAAGGGGTAGAAGCAAGCGGAGTTTTAAAACTTGTATATGGCAAATAA
- a CDS encoding DUF362 domain-containing protein, whose amino-acid sequence MSIIYINYGTKLQEITYEIMKEANIKAGLNSDMTIGIKPNLVVSRPAKEGATSHPEIVEGIIQYLQEAGIKNIIILEGSWIGDSTQKAFENCGYSALAKKYKVKLVDTKHDNAIRKESKGIQLNVCESALAVDYLINVPVLKGHCQTGLTCCLKNLKGCIPDSEKRRFHTLGLHTPIAALNAILRPSLHIVDSICGDLSFEEGGNPVVANRIMLGFDPVLLDSYGAQLIGYDPDEIVHLRIAKEYGLGNYISDETNIIELNSQNRPLVNIKANPIGSLLSKYIEEDSACSACYASLIYALDKLDRYKGDRIKIGQGFKGKKIKGLGVGQCTSGCEQYVKGCPPKASDIIKILENL is encoded by the coding sequence ATGTCAATTATATATATAAACTATGGTACTAAGCTGCAAGAGATTACATATGAAATAATGAAAGAAGCTAATATTAAAGCCGGTTTAAATTCCGATATGACAATTGGTATTAAGCCAAATCTGGTGGTGTCACGGCCGGCTAAGGAGGGGGCTACAAGCCATCCGGAAATTGTTGAGGGGATAATACAATATCTTCAGGAAGCAGGAATTAAAAACATTATAATTCTTGAGGGCTCCTGGATAGGTGATAGTACACAGAAAGCGTTTGAAAATTGCGGTTATTCTGCCCTTGCCAAAAAATATAAGGTAAAACTTGTAGACACCAAACATGATAATGCCATAAGAAAAGAGAGTAAAGGCATACAGCTAAATGTATGTGAAAGTGCCCTAGCGGTTGACTATCTAATTAATGTCCCTGTTCTTAAAGGCCACTGTCAGACAGGCCTAACTTGCTGCCTTAAGAACTTAAAAGGATGTATTCCCGACAGTGAAAAAAGAAGGTTTCATACCTTGGGACTGCATACGCCTATTGCGGCTCTAAATGCCATTCTTCGTCCCTCCTTGCATATAGTAGATTCAATATGTGGGGATTTATCCTTTGAGGAGGGGGGGAATCCTGTGGTGGCAAACCGTATTATGCTTGGTTTTGATCCGGTACTATTAGATTCTTACGGAGCACAACTTATAGGATATGATCCGGATGAAATAGTTCATCTGCGTATTGCAAAGGAATATGGTTTAGGAAATTATATTTCAGATGAAACAAATATTATAGAATTGAATAGCCAAAATCGCCCCCTTGTAAATATTAAAGCCAACCCTATAGGTAGCCTTTTAAGTAAATATATAGAAGAGGACAGTGCCTGTTCCGCTTGCTATGCCTCCCTTATATATGCCCTGGATAAGCTTGATAGGTATAAAGGAGACAGGATAAAAATAGGACAAGGTTTTAAAGGAAAAAAAATAAAAGGACTTGGAGTAGGACAGTGTACATCAGGATGTGAGCAATATGTTAAAGGCTGTCCACCAAAGGCAAGTGATATTATTAAAATTCTTGAAAATCTTTGA
- a CDS encoding RtcB family protein: protein MIEIKGSVSSAKVFTDTIEEGAIAQIKQLCDMEYTKGSKIRIMPDVHEGAGCTIGTTMTISDKVVPNLVGVDIGCGMETILITNKHIELQKLDKLIYSKIPSGRNIREKPHKYNDEIDLSLLRCYKKVNVHRAIHSIGTLGGGNHFIEANKDEEGNIYIVIHSGSRHLGNEVAKYYQDMGYKRLNGNDKKALEELIAEYKQSGREKELQSAIDNLKKQELTNIPYSLAYVSDDLFEDYIHDMQIIQRFASLNRKAMADEIIRGMKLDPIEQFTTIHNYIDTEDMILRKGAVSAKLGEKILIPINMRDGSLICVGKGNEDWNYSAPHGAGRLMSRIEAKNTFTLSEFKEQMKDIYTTSVSNDTLDECPMAYKDMTDILNNIEHTAEVIKIIKPIYNFKASE from the coding sequence ATGATAGAAATAAAGGGAAGTGTATCATCTGCAAAGGTGTTCACTGATACCATTGAGGAAGGTGCCATAGCACAGATTAAACAACTGTGCGATATGGAATATACAAAAGGCTCAAAAATACGGATTATGCCTGACGTTCATGAGGGGGCAGGCTGTACCATCGGAACTACAATGACTATATCAGATAAGGTAGTACCAAATCTGGTTGGAGTAGATATAGGCTGCGGCATGGAGACTATTCTAATTACTAATAAGCATATAGAACTGCAAAAACTTGATAAATTAATATATTCAAAAATACCCTCCGGAAGGAATATTCGAGAAAAGCCCCATAAATACAATGATGAGATTGACTTAAGCCTTCTTCGCTGCTATAAAAAAGTTAATGTCCATAGGGCAATTCATTCAATAGGTACACTAGGAGGGGGTAATCATTTTATAGAAGCTAATAAGGATGAGGAAGGAAATATATATATTGTAATTCATTCCGGAAGCCGTCACTTGGGCAATGAAGTGGCAAAGTATTATCAAGATATGGGATATAAACGTCTGAATGGAAATGATAAAAAAGCCCTTGAAGAATTAATAGCTGAATATAAGCAAAGTGGCAGGGAAAAAGAATTACAGTCAGCAATAGACAATTTAAAAAAGCAGGAACTTACAAATATCCCTTATTCTCTTGCCTATGTCAGTGATGATTTGTTTGAAGATTATATTCATGATATGCAGATTATACAGCGCTTTGCCAGTTTAAATCGTAAGGCTATGGCCGATGAGATTATCCGTGGAATGAAGTTAGATCCTATAGAACAATTTACCACCATACATAACTATATAGATACTGAAGATATGATATTACGAAAAGGGGCAGTATCTGCCAAGCTTGGTGAAAAAATACTTATACCCATTAATATGAGGGACGGAAGCTTAATTTGTGTAGGAAAAGGTAATGAAGACTGGAACTATTCAGCTCCCCATGGTGCAGGCAGATTAATGAGCCGAATCGAGGCGAAAAACACCTTTACTCTTTCAGAGTTTAAAGAGCAAATGAAGGATATTTATACCACTTCGGTAAGTAATGATACCCTGGATGAATGTCCCATGGCCTATAAAGATATGACTGATATACTTAATAATATTGAACACACTGCAGAGGTAATTAAAATCATAAAACCCATTTATAATTTTAAGGCAAGTGAATAA
- a CDS encoding EamA family transporter, whose protein sequence is MWFLFAVLTTLSWGTADLFYKKGSDSNDKYSHVKIGIMVGIVMGIHGVIYMLTKGISFDPFDMVKYLPVSFFYILSMLVGYWGLRYIELSISSPVQNSSGAITAIALILIFPQQLGALNILGIVLITGGVVGLAVLEKKLQTAALKAENVSVDPKYKIGVLAITFPILYAILDAIGTAADGIYLDELSLISEEAALLAYEFTWLLYAIFSLIYLIAIKKQKFNVLKEPVRASAAIFETAGQFFYVYAMSNNAVIAAPLIASYSIVSVILSRIFLKEKLSKQHYILIIIVMTGIAVLGLAEEL, encoded by the coding sequence ATGTGGTTTTTATTTGCGGTTTTAACTACTCTTTCTTGGGGCACTGCTGATCTATTCTATAAAAAAGGATCCGACAGCAATGACAAGTATAGTCATGTTAAGATTGGAATTATGGTTGGTATTGTAATGGGTATTCATGGTGTTATATACATGCTGACAAAAGGTATAAGCTTTGATCCTTTTGATATGGTGAAATACTTGCCCGTATCCTTTTTCTATATCTTATCTATGCTGGTGGGATACTGGGGACTGCGTTATATAGAACTTTCTATATCATCACCGGTTCAAAATTCTTCAGGAGCCATAACTGCTATTGCATTGATTTTAATTTTCCCTCAACAATTGGGAGCACTTAATATATTAGGTATTGTATTAATTACCGGCGGAGTTGTAGGCCTAGCAGTTTTAGAGAAAAAATTACAGACTGCCGCTCTTAAGGCAGAGAATGTATCGGTTGATCCTAAATATAAAATAGGAGTCCTAGCCATAACCTTCCCTATCCTATATGCTATACTTGATGCCATAGGAACTGCGGCGGACGGAATTTATCTTGACGAACTTAGCTTAATTAGTGAAGAAGCTGCCCTTTTAGCATATGAATTTACCTGGCTTTTATATGCTATTTTCTCTTTAATTTATCTTATAGCTATTAAAAAGCAAAAGTTCAATGTATTAAAGGAGCCGGTAAGAGCATCTGCAGCTATATTTGAAACTGCAGGACAATTTTTCTATGTATATGCCATGTCCAATAATGCAGTTATAGCGGCGCCCCTTATCGCCTCTTACAGTATAGTATCGGTTATTCTTTCAAGAATATTCTTAAAGGAAAAATTAAGTAAGCAGCATTATATTTTAATTATAATTGTAATGACCGGTATAGCAGTCCTAGGGCTAGCGGAAGAATTGTAA
- a CDS encoding superoxide dismutase, translating to MFKQIELNYNFNALEPYIDELTMNTHYSKHHAAYTNNLNGAIEKLPNLKDSSIEDIFKNLSDISDEALRNSVRNNGGGFYNHNLYFATLKPGGSKEPQGELAKQIEKNFGSFDSLKEKLTATALSRFGSGWAWLSADKNGELQVSSSPNQDNPIIESSGKWIPILGIDVWEHAYYLKYKNLRGDYIGAFFEVLNWDEVSANYAKVKSA from the coding sequence ATGTTTAAACAAATCGAACTTAATTATAATTTTAATGCACTGGAGCCTTATATTGATGAGCTGACTATGAATACCCATTATTCTAAGCATCACGCCGCCTATACTAATAACCTTAATGGGGCCATTGAGAAATTGCCTAATCTGAAAGATTCATCCATAGAGGATATTTTTAAAAATCTTTCTGATATTTCAGATGAAGCCTTAAGAAATTCCGTAAGAAACAACGGTGGTGGTTTTTATAACCACAACTTATACTTTGCTACTTTAAAGCCCGGGGGAAGCAAAGAACCACAGGGTGAATTAGCAAAGCAGATTGAAAAGAACTTCGGTAGTTTTGACTCTTTAAAGGAAAAACTTACTGCTACTGCCCTTTCTAGATTTGGTTCCGGCTGGGCATGGTTATCTGCTGATAAGAATGGAGAACTTCAAGTATCTTCTAGTCCTAATCAGGATAATCCTATTATAGAAAGTAGTGGCAAGTGGATTCCGATTCTTGGTATAGATGTTTGGGAACATGCCTACTATTTGAAATACAAGAATCTTCGTGGTGATTATATTGGTGCCTTCTTTGAAGTCCTAAACTGGGATGAAGTTTCTGCAAACTATGCTAAAGTAAAGTCTGCTTAA
- a CDS encoding P-II family nitrogen regulator: MAIKSDACLEVMITIVDSSLEHKLSDYFKKLHPPIHFLTHGIGMAQSEVYEILGFGSPKKAISISVQPRPLSNHILNTLHNKIEFNKPGTGITFTIPIGSASSYITQICSKIKMDHTLEQEEIIMSAHPYNLIITIVNKGSFDQVMEAANSAGATGGTLLHGRGLATEEAVKFLGITIQPEKDIILILAPRESHHKIMESISHEVGINTPGKGICFSLPVNSALGLGTLIEE; the protein is encoded by the coding sequence ATGGCTATTAAATCCGATGCATGTTTGGAGGTTATGATTACTATTGTTGACAGTAGTTTAGAACATAAATTAAGTGATTATTTCAAAAAACTTCATCCGCCCATACACTTTCTTACCCATGGTATTGGTATGGCACAGTCAGAAGTTTATGAAATACTAGGCTTTGGTAGCCCCAAAAAAGCCATATCTATAAGTGTTCAGCCTAGGCCTTTATCTAATCATATTTTAAATACACTGCATAATAAGATTGAATTTAACAAACCGGGAACCGGTATAACATTTACCATCCCAATAGGAAGTGCAAGTAGTTATATAACCCAAATATGCAGTAAGATTAAGATGGATCATACATTAGAACAGGAGGAGATAATAATGTCTGCACATCCATATAATTTAATAATAACGATTGTTAATAAGGGAAGTTTTGACCAAGTCATGGAAGCTGCAAATTCAGCCGGCGCCACCGGAGGTACCTTACTCCACGGCAGAGGATTGGCTACAGAAGAAGCTGTAAAATTCCTTGGTATAACTATACAACCGGAGAAAGATATTATATTGATACTGGCTCCCCGTGAATCCCATCATAAAATAATGGAGAGCATTTCCCATGAAGTAGGTATTAATACTCCCGGTAAAGGAATCTGTTTCTCCCTTCCTGTTAATTCGGCATTGGGCCTAGGAACTTTAATCGAAGAATAA
- a CDS encoding DUF1538 domain-containing protein: MKKLLLSKFKEAALSVLPIIIIVAILNFTVAPMSLYNMMLFLISAFVMILGIALFNLGVDISLMPIGENIGAALVKSKNLIFIIFLTFLIGVFVTVAEPDLFVLAGQINGVPDAFIIMAVALGVGLALILAFLRILFQIKLSYILMACYAIAFILSAFTEKNFLSIAFESGAVTTGPIMVPFIMALGLGLASVRGDKTSEEDSFGLISLCLIGPIITVMILGMFFNPAGGSALTLPEINSISNIIRLFLINIPEYMRQVALALFPMLLLFSIYQVTKLHLSKKNILRITIGTIYTFVGLVLFLLSVNIGFMPAGYLLGNTLVQNIPTWVLVLIGLIMGYFVVAAEPAVFVLKEQVEEVTEGSISAKAMGLGLSLGVGVSVALSMIRVITGISILYFVIPGYLIALILTFIVPPLFTSIAFDSGAVASGPLAATFLLPFAIGASEALGGNIYSDAFGIVALIAMTPVITLQLFGLTYVIKLRKIQNQNPLPVGDDNIIYYDDEDIEEDVSSDNVEERVDVNDINRYNSTKDDAHTKNIEAEV, translated from the coding sequence ATGAAAAAATTATTACTATCAAAGTTTAAGGAAGCAGCTTTATCAGTCCTTCCAATTATAATTATTGTAGCAATACTAAACTTTACTGTAGCTCCCATGTCTTTGTATAATATGATGCTCTTTTTAATAAGTGCTTTTGTTATGATATTGGGTATTGCATTATTTAACTTAGGAGTCGATATCTCCTTAATGCCTATAGGAGAAAATATAGGTGCCGCTCTTGTTAAAAGTAAAAATCTTATATTTATTATCTTTCTAACATTTTTAATTGGAGTTTTTGTTACGGTTGCAGAACCGGATTTATTTGTATTGGCAGGCCAGATTAACGGCGTCCCTGATGCTTTTATCATTATGGCTGTAGCCCTGGGAGTCGGATTAGCTCTTATATTGGCATTCCTTCGTATATTATTTCAGATAAAACTATCCTATATACTTATGGCATGTTATGCTATAGCCTTCATATTATCTGCTTTTACCGAGAAGAACTTTCTATCCATAGCTTTTGAATCCGGTGCTGTTACAACCGGACCTATTATGGTTCCCTTTATAATGGCCCTAGGACTCGGCTTAGCATCAGTTCGTGGCGATAAGACATCTGAGGAAGACAGCTTCGGACTAATATCCCTATGCCTTATAGGACCTATTATTACAGTTATGATTTTAGGTATGTTTTTTAATCCTGCCGGTGGAAGTGCCTTAACATTACCTGAAATAAATTCTATTTCAAATATCATTAGACTATTTCTAATAAACATACCTGAATATATGAGACAAGTTGCTTTAGCTCTATTTCCTATGCTGTTGCTATTTTCTATCTATCAGGTTACCAAATTACATCTAAGTAAAAAAAATATACTTAGAATAACTATAGGTACTATCTATACATTTGTGGGACTTGTACTTTTTCTTCTAAGTGTTAATATTGGTTTTATGCCTGCAGGCTATCTGTTAGGTAATACTTTAGTACAAAACATACCTACATGGGTTTTAGTTTTGATTGGACTAATTATGGGCTACTTTGTAGTAGCTGCAGAACCGGCAGTTTTTGTACTTAAGGAACAAGTTGAAGAGGTAACAGAAGGATCCATCTCAGCAAAGGCCATGGGTCTTGGTCTTTCATTAGGTGTAGGTGTATCAGTTGCCTTATCCATGATAAGGGTCATAACCGGAATATCTATACTATATTTTGTTATTCCCGGATACCTTATTGCACTGATTTTGACCTTTATTGTTCCCCCCTTATTTACATCTATTGCCTTTGATTCCGGTGCCGTAGCATCCGGTCCTCTGGCCGCCACCTTTTTATTACCTTTTGCTATCGGCGCCTCTGAGGCTTTAGGGGGTAATATATATTCGGATGCCTTTGGTATTGTTGCACTCATTGCCATGACTCCGGTAATAACCTTACAGTTATTCGGATTAACTTATGTTATAAAATTAAGAAAAATTCAAAATCAAAATCCCCTTCCTGTAGGAGATGATAATATAATATACTATGATGACGAAGATATAGAAGAAGATGTATCTTCTGATAATGTTGAAGAAAGAGTAGACGTAAATGATATTAACAGGTATAATAGCACAAAAGATGATGCCCATACTAAAAACATTGAAGCGGAGGTATAA
- a CDS encoding Ig-like domain-containing protein, protein MTKSKKILISVFLSFLLIFLSFSNIRYVEASNSLSFVLLSRYKKTVNIGDEFYIIALTSNGKKPKWSSSSSSIASVNSYGKVTAKKAGTATITAKINNAEASCKVTVKKTTITISQSSISIERGESYTLSATTSNKSSVTWKSSRKSVATVDDQGNVLGLKPGETTITVTADGSRASCKVKVKHPTVTLNKKKITLYRGQSEKLIAKVSSGVDPSWKSNKKTVAIINPDGTVTAIKNGTAIITATVDGVSQTCEVIVKKPQIKLSASEISIKTGETKLLSAYVSSGNYPEWSSSNPNVATVNCLGQVTGVKKGRAYIYVKEDGTKVRCTVYVTE, encoded by the coding sequence ATGACTAAATCTAAAAAAATCTTAATTTCTGTTTTTTTATCTTTTTTACTCATTTTTCTTAGTTTCTCAAACATAAGATATGTGGAAGCTTCTAACTCTCTCTCCTTTGTCCTTTTATCAAGATATAAAAAAACCGTAAATATCGGCGATGAGTTTTATATTATTGCTCTTACTTCCAATGGGAAAAAACCAAAATGGTCGAGCAGTAGTTCTAGCATTGCTTCTGTCAATTCCTATGGAAAAGTTACTGCAAAAAAAGCCGGTACAGCTACAATTACAGCTAAAATTAATAATGCAGAAGCCTCCTGCAAAGTAACGGTTAAGAAAACCACAATTACAATCAGCCAATCTTCCATCTCTATAGAACGGGGTGAAAGCTATACCCTGTCTGCAACCACCTCTAACAAATCCTCAGTTACTTGGAAAAGTAGCCGAAAAAGCGTAGCCACGGTTGACGACCAAGGGAATGTACTGGGTTTAAAACCCGGGGAAACTACCATAACTGTTACTGCCGATGGCAGTAGGGCAAGCTGTAAGGTCAAAGTCAAACATCCCACAGTGACCTTGAATAAGAAGAAAATTACCTTATACCGGGGGCAAAGTGAAAAATTAATTGCCAAGGTATCATCGGGAGTAGATCCTAGTTGGAAGTCCAATAAAAAAACCGTGGCAATCATAAACCCAGACGGTACGGTTACGGCAATTAAAAACGGAACTGCCATTATAACAGCTACTGTTGATGGTGTTTCTCAAACCTGTGAAGTTATAGTTAAAAAACCTCAAATTAAACTTAGTGCATCTGAGATAAGCATAAAAACCGGGGAAACTAAGCTCTTAAGTGCCTATGTTTCCTCCGGCAATTATCCGGAATGGTCTAGCAGTAACCCAAATGTTGCAACCGTAAATTGTCTAGGCCAAGTTACAGGGGTAAAAAAAGGCAGGGCTTATATCTATGTTAAAGAAGATGGAACTAAGGTACGATGCACTGTTTATGTAACTGAATAA
- a CDS encoding CotH kinase family protein: MNKDKIKKTILYISVIIALVLFFFIYKNSSNEVLSNPYDIDIKENKSLYLNYNPGEVTDVYINVFPTKNKEGNLYDFSSFDITANWDKENNPKLDANVQFVTSNKEANLYQMRSPNASIRVRGNRGSALKSYRIKLIDGAYWGQSVFNINKNLRDPSRIANKLAHDLIKDIDHIYGFRTNFLRVYIRDDKQEGDFVPYGLYTHIEQPNKAYLKARGLDVAGSIYRAENFDFQLTKELKNVDDPLYNKEAFETVLSIREGKEHSKLIKMLKDINDENKEFNQLFHSYFHEENYLTWLSINILLGNVDAMSCGFLLYNPSDSSMWYLLPWDFDGIFLWMEEDEDMPSILDKLRDVNLHRRYLEQEGNLRKLHDKIEELISESFSPNKIKALKKTYKPILLEMMNKYPDNLLLNIPMVEYMAYIDQIDEKIYRNYQEFLKWYEVYSYK; the protein is encoded by the coding sequence ATGAATAAAGATAAAATTAAAAAGACTATTTTATATATTTCAGTTATTATTGCCTTAGTCTTATTTTTTTTCATTTATAAGAATAGTAGTAATGAAGTTTTATCTAATCCCTATGATATAGATATAAAAGAAAATAAAAGCCTTTATCTTAATTATAATCCCGGAGAAGTAACTGATGTATATATAAATGTATTTCCCACTAAAAATAAAGAAGGAAATTTATATGATTTTTCTTCCTTTGATATTACTGCTAATTGGGATAAAGAAAATAATCCTAAGTTAGATGCAAATGTGCAATTTGTAACAAGTAATAAAGAAGCTAATCTATATCAAATGAGATCTCCCAATGCAAGCATAAGAGTCAGGGGTAATCGTGGTTCAGCTTTAAAGTCTTATAGGATAAAGCTTATAGATGGTGCTTATTGGGGACAATCTGTATTTAATATTAATAAGAATCTTAGGGATCCCAGCAGAATAGCCAATAAACTGGCCCATGATCTGATAAAAGATATAGACCATATATACGGCTTTCGTACCAACTTTCTCAGAGTCTATATAAGGGACGATAAACAAGAGGGTGATTTTGTACCCTATGGTTTATATACCCATATAGAACAGCCAAATAAGGCATACTTAAAAGCTAGGGGATTGGATGTTGCCGGCAGTATATATAGAGCTGAGAATTTTGATTTTCAACTTACTAAGGAACTTAAGAATGTGGATGATCCTCTGTATAATAAGGAGGCTTTTGAGACAGTTCTTAGTATACGGGAAGGTAAGGAGCATTCTAAACTTATTAAGATGCTAAAGGATATTAATGATGAAAATAAGGAGTTTAATCAGTTATTCCACAGCTATTTTCATGAAGAAAATTATCTGACCTGGTTGTCAATTAATATACTTTTGGGGAATGTGGATGCCATGTCTTGTGGCTTTTTACTATATAACCCCAGTGATTCATCGATGTGGTACCTTCTTCCTTGGGATTTTGATGGAATCTTTTTATGGATGGAAGAAGATGAGGATATGCCAAGTATACTGGATAAGTTGAGGGATGTGAATCTACATAGAAGATACTTAGAACAGGAAGGAAACTTAAGAAAACTTCATGATAAAATTGAAGAACTAATATCTGAATCTTTTTCACCTAATAAAATCAAGGCTCTGAAAAAAACATATAAGCCTATATTATTAGAAATGATGAATAAGTATCCGGATAATCTTCTGTTAAATATACCCATGGTTGAATATATGGCTTATATAGATCAGATTGATGAAAAAATTTATAGGAACTATCAGGAGTTTTTAAAGTGGTATGAAGTTTATTCATATAAATAA
- a CDS encoding polyphosphate polymerase domain-containing protein produces MEYLGHKLRHEYKFYINTFLYHKLRKRLSHVLQKDPNMKDNEGYLISSIYFDDMYQSAMNDKLNGTRFRKKYRIRLYDRNDRIIKLECKSKYNHYISKEWAPLTREEYDSILNGDYEFLISRKEEVCRNLYAAHKTKVLRPVTVVEYQREAYVHEYGNVRITFDKNISASIGSLDIFDPDYELVGVNLQNMMVLEVKYDDYIPSHIWKLIQGGTMIQCAISKYVMCRDLNRKVRIL; encoded by the coding sequence ATGGAATATTTAGGACATAAGCTTAGGCATGAATACAAATTCTATATAAATACCTTTCTGTATCATAAGCTAAGAAAACGATTAAGCCATGTTCTTCAAAAAGATCCTAATATGAAGGATAATGAGGGGTATCTAATATCCAGCATTTATTTTGATGATATGTATCAGTCTGCTATGAATGATAAGTTAAATGGTACAAGGTTTAGGAAAAAATATAGAATTAGATTATATGACCGTAATGACAGGATTATAAAACTGGAATGTAAAAGTAAGTATAATCATTACATATCAAAGGAATGGGCACCCTTAACTAGAGAGGAATATGACAGTATTTTAAATGGAGACTATGAATTTTTAATATCTAGGAAGGAGGAAGTATGTAGAAATCTATATGCTGCCCATAAGACAAAAGTCCTTAGGCCTGTAACAGTAGTAGAGTATCAAAGGGAGGCATATGTTCATGAATATGGAAATGTAAGAATAACCTTTGATAAGAATATATCAGCATCAATCGGCTCTTTAGATATCTTTGATCCTGATTATGAGCTAGTTGGTGTTAATTTACAGAATATGATGGTTTTAGAAGTGAAATATGATGATTATATCCCCAGTCATATATGGAAATTAATTCAGGGGGGTACCATGATACAATGCGCCATATCTAAATATGTAATGTGCAGAGATCTTAATAGAAAGGTGAGAATATTATGA
- a CDS encoding DUF4956 domain-containing protein: MIKFSDIFKKSFINDASMDLNFAGIILALLSAYICGMIIYFIYKHFYKGVLYSHNFNVLLVLLSMVTAFIVLTISSNIVLSLGMVGALSIVRFRTAIKDPLDLGFMFFAISIGITCGAGLYLLSFVSTIIISLVYIFLVKVKTPVHVYLLIVKHNKKAGEEVDKILSGMKYALKNKTIYKDNIELTIEMKLKANDTGFVSELSELEGVHSAALIDYTGDYGE, translated from the coding sequence ATGATAAAATTTTCTGATATATTTAAAAAAAGCTTTATTAATGACGCTTCCATGGATTTAAATTTTGCCGGTATTATTTTAGCCCTGTTGTCAGCTTATATCTGTGGTATGATAATTTATTTTATCTACAAACATTTTTATAAAGGAGTTTTGTATAGCCATAATTTTAATGTATTACTGGTACTACTAAGTATGGTTACAGCCTTTATTGTATTAACTATCAGCTCCAATATTGTACTTTCCTTAGGTATGGTCGGTGCATTATCAATCGTAAGATTCCGTACTGCAATAAAGGATCCTTTGGATTTGGGATTTATGTTTTTTGCAATCTCTATAGGTATAACTTGCGGAGCCGGTTTATATCTTTTATCCTTTGTGTCTACAATTATAATTTCTTTAGTATATATATTCCTGGTAAAAGTAAAGACCCCTGTTCATGTATACTTACTTATTGTAAAACATAATAAGAAAGCTGGCGAAGAAGTAGATAAAATATTGTCTGGTATGAAATATGCTTTAAAAAATAAAACCATATATAAGGATAATATAGAATTAACTATTGAAATGAAATTAAAAGCAAATGATACAGGATTTGTATCCGAATTATCGGAACTTGAAGGAGTACATAGTGCAGCTTTAATAGATTATACAGGAGATTACGGAGAGTAG